Proteins found in one Bremerella volcania genomic segment:
- a CDS encoding response regulator, with amino-acid sequence MRKNKHFILVVEDDPLLADITAFRLELLGFEVHTVENSEAALAQVEEKQVDLVIVDLELAGMKGLDLIHQLQVHEKSFQTPVLVFSTDPSLDVVQKAFKAGAKDYLVTPYDPAVLEHKIELLLSPQAVS; translated from the coding sequence ATGCGTAAAAACAAGCACTTCATTCTCGTCGTCGAAGACGATCCGCTTTTGGCGGACATCACGGCTTTCCGCTTGGAACTGCTGGGTTTCGAGGTGCATACGGTTGAAAACTCCGAAGCGGCACTTGCGCAGGTTGAAGAGAAGCAAGTCGACTTGGTGATCGTCGATCTGGAATTAGCCGGCATGAAGGGCTTGGACCTGATCCATCAGCTTCAAGTCCACGAAAAGAGTTTTCAGACTCCGGTCTTGGTTTTCTCGACCGATCCCAGCCTCGACGTCGTTCAAAAGGCATTCAAAGCAGGGGCCAAGGATTACCTGGTGACCCCGTATGATCCGGCCGTCTTAGAGCACAAGATCGAACTGCTCTTATCGCCTCAGGCGGTAAGCTAG
- a CDS encoding ArnT family glycosyltransferase encodes MFSANKNLGLLIALCLIVFFTNLGGPKLWDRDEPRNAGCAMEMIEAADWVVPRFNDELRTHKPVLLYWLMIASYSVFGISEFSARFFSAFLGMLTVLLTYDMGRRLFNSTAGLWAGVCLATTLMFTVASRAATPDAPLIFFVTLGLWIYVLFSFSADEESANANPGYYPTQWWQVALLYGALGLAVLSKGPVGLILPTAIIGMFLLIMRLPPAQPATTWRQWGVSLLRPFFPIHFLKTVWFMRPILAIVACLGVALPWYLWVAARDFRWIEGFFFDHNLNRAVTSFEGHSGPPVYYLVAICVGFFPWSVFFAPMLWDLSQQLRTGTKSKAALIFCCCWVAVWMGAFSIAQTKLPSYITPLYPALALITGVFVSRVTEKRTQLSARWLDLGFGLTTVVGVVLVVALAILAAKFMPGEELVALVGLLLVVGGGLAWWRKSQQNYQQAFRVFAVTSMLFVVGLFSVIAQRVSDQQEISRLLAEIQAAEPGARLCSFGVSEASWVFYARQPVKFIPEDQGDLQAEFAEAPNTVVLTTPEKLAELPPELRGQLTEVAQAPYFLKDYPLIALRPTPPFAELAAKKQAPSQR; translated from the coding sequence ATGTTCTCCGCGAACAAAAACCTGGGGCTGCTGATTGCCCTCTGCCTGATCGTATTCTTCACCAATCTCGGTGGTCCCAAATTGTGGGATCGCGATGAGCCGCGCAATGCAGGTTGCGCTATGGAGATGATCGAGGCCGCGGATTGGGTCGTTCCGCGATTCAATGACGAACTCCGCACGCACAAACCGGTGCTGCTTTACTGGTTGATGATCGCGTCCTACTCCGTGTTCGGAATCAGCGAGTTTAGTGCCCGCTTCTTCTCCGCGTTTCTCGGAATGCTGACCGTTCTGCTGACTTACGACATGGGCCGACGCCTGTTCAACTCCACCGCAGGTCTATGGGCCGGCGTTTGTCTGGCAACCACACTGATGTTTACGGTCGCTTCGCGCGCGGCGACCCCCGATGCACCGTTGATCTTCTTTGTCACGTTGGGGCTTTGGATCTACGTCCTCTTCAGCTTCTCGGCAGACGAGGAGAGTGCGAACGCTAATCCTGGTTACTATCCGACCCAGTGGTGGCAAGTGGCACTGCTGTATGGAGCGTTGGGCCTGGCAGTCTTGTCGAAGGGCCCGGTCGGACTGATCCTACCGACGGCGATTATCGGCATGTTTCTGCTGATCATGCGATTGCCGCCTGCCCAACCGGCGACAACGTGGCGGCAATGGGGCGTTTCCCTCTTGCGGCCATTCTTTCCGATCCACTTTTTGAAGACCGTTTGGTTCATGCGCCCAATCCTGGCGATCGTGGCCTGTTTGGGCGTAGCGCTACCTTGGTATCTCTGGGTTGCGGCTCGTGACTTTCGTTGGATCGAAGGTTTCTTTTTCGACCACAACCTTAATCGCGCGGTGACCTCGTTTGAAGGACACTCCGGGCCGCCGGTTTACTACCTGGTTGCGATTTGTGTTGGCTTTTTTCCCTGGTCGGTCTTTTTCGCACCGATGCTGTGGGACTTGAGCCAGCAACTGCGAACCGGTACGAAGTCGAAGGCCGCATTGATCTTCTGTTGCTGTTGGGTTGCCGTGTGGATGGGCGCGTTTTCGATCGCTCAGACGAAACTTCCCAGCTATATCACGCCGCTCTACCCTGCTTTGGCATTGATCACTGGTGTGTTTGTTTCGCGTGTGACTGAGAAGCGGACGCAGTTGTCGGCCCGTTGGTTGGACCTCGGGTTCGGCCTGACGACGGTGGTCGGCGTCGTTCTCGTGGTCGCACTAGCGATTCTGGCGGCGAAGTTCATGCCCGGGGAAGAACTGGTCGCGCTGGTCGGTTTGCTTCTGGTCGTCGGCGGAGGTCTGGCCTGGTGGCGAAAATCGCAGCAGAACTATCAGCAAGCATTCCGTGTGTTCGCGGTCACTTCGATGCTGTTTGTCGTCGGATTGTTCTCGGTAATCGCCCAGCGTGTATCGGATCAACAAGAGATCAGCCGGTTGCTGGCCGAGATCCAGGCAGCCGAACCTGGTGCTCGCCTCTGTTCGTTTGGGGTGAGCGAGGCGAGTTGGGTCTTCTATGCCCGGCAGCCGGTGAAGTTTATTCCCGAAGACCAAGGCGATCTTCAGGCCGAATTTGCCGAGGCACCCAATACCGTCGTGTTAACGACGCCTGAGAAGCTCGCCGAATTGCCGCCAGAGCTACGGGGGCAACTGACGGAAGTCGCTCAGGCCCCGTATTTCTTGAAGGATTATCCGCTGATCGCGCTGCGGCCTACGCCTCCGTTTGCTGAATTGGCTGCGAAGAAGCAGGCCCCCAGCCAGCGATGA
- a CDS encoding phosphatase PAP2 family protein has product MSLPLVIRTKSVNLAIARYLPSDRNTYRTVTAYHLKAELESPQEEESSYARPAPSPSLMDSKKALFPARFFFVLSGALVTCGMLSFFIDHAVSGQLAAPPHEFRFIEGDLKKLVALSEVFGHGTGVIMVVLAVFALDLANRWKVGLLLGTAFGAGLMANVAKFFGIARYRPHAFDFSLSIWDSFYQWFPFLGWLSQEELRQSALQSFPSGHSATAAGLCVGLCFLYPHARWYFLLVAALACFQRVAFRMHFPSDVFLGAALGMATATILLTYGRLPELVAWAESKIRKTKATG; this is encoded by the coding sequence GTGAGTCTGCCATTGGTGATTAGGACAAAAAGCGTTAATTTGGCGATAGCACGATATTTGCCATCGGATCGGAATACATACAGAACTGTGACCGCATACCACCTAAAAGCAGAACTGGAGTCCCCGCAGGAGGAAGAAAGCTCCTACGCTCGCCCAGCGCCTTCCCCTAGCTTGATGGACTCAAAGAAAGCGTTGTTTCCCGCTCGATTCTTCTTCGTTCTATCGGGAGCACTGGTCACCTGTGGCATGCTTTCCTTCTTCATCGATCATGCGGTCAGCGGTCAATTAGCAGCTCCCCCACACGAATTTCGTTTCATTGAGGGTGACTTAAAGAAGTTGGTCGCACTGTCGGAAGTCTTCGGGCATGGAACCGGTGTGATTATGGTGGTCCTGGCCGTATTTGCGCTCGATTTGGCAAACCGATGGAAAGTTGGCCTGCTATTGGGAACGGCCTTCGGTGCTGGTCTGATGGCGAATGTTGCCAAGTTCTTTGGAATTGCCCGATATCGCCCACATGCATTCGATTTTTCACTGTCGATCTGGGACAGCTTTTACCAATGGTTCCCTTTCCTGGGTTGGCTGTCCCAGGAAGAACTCCGCCAGTCGGCCCTGCAGAGCTTCCCCTCAGGGCACTCGGCAACCGCCGCCGGACTTTGCGTCGGACTTTGTTTCCTTTATCCCCATGCCCGCTGGTATTTCCTTCTGGTTGCAGCGTTGGCCTGTTTTCAACGTGTGGCGTTCCGCATGCATTTTCCCAGTGACGTCTTCCTGGGGGCCGCTTTAGGGATGGCTACCGCGACGATCCTGCTGACTTATGGACGCCTGCCCGAACTCGTTGCCTGGGCCGAATCAAAGATTAGGAAAACTAAGGCGACTGGATAA
- a CDS encoding FKBP-type peptidyl-prolyl cis-trans isomerase, protein MIRSLCAIAMVLVAHAAFAQEIKLESTEQKASYAIGRNIANEVANPDVPFDVEALVAGFRDGLTGAESKLSEEQVSAALQAFQTLVQNHMQKKAEMAAKAGTEYLADNAKKEGVKTTKSGLQYEVVKPGTGATPKLTDTVVCHYKGTLIDGTEFDSSYKRGEPAQFPVNGVIEGWTEALQMMKVGGKWKLYIPANLAYGPQGRPGIPPNAVLLFDIELLDIAK, encoded by the coding sequence ATGATCCGTTCACTTTGCGCCATCGCGATGGTGCTGGTCGCTCACGCGGCTTTCGCCCAGGAGATCAAATTGGAGTCGACCGAACAAAAAGCTTCCTACGCCATTGGCCGCAATATAGCGAACGAAGTTGCTAACCCCGATGTTCCCTTCGACGTTGAAGCCCTGGTTGCCGGCTTCCGCGACGGCCTGACCGGTGCCGAGTCGAAGCTCTCTGAAGAACAGGTTAGCGCCGCTCTCCAGGCATTCCAGACTCTGGTTCAGAACCATATGCAGAAGAAGGCCGAAATGGCCGCCAAAGCTGGGACGGAATATCTGGCTGATAACGCCAAGAAGGAAGGTGTCAAAACCACCAAGAGCGGTCTGCAATACGAAGTGGTCAAGCCAGGTACCGGAGCAACGCCAAAGCTGACCGACACGGTGGTCTGCCACTACAAGGGCACCCTGATCGACGGCACCGAGTTCGATAGCTCGTACAAGCGTGGCGAACCAGCTCAGTTTCCCGTTAATGGCGTTATCGAAGGCTGGACGGAAGCCCTGCAGATGATGAAGGTCGGCGGCAAGTGGAAGTTGTACATTCCTGCCAACCTGGCTTACGGTCCTCAAGGCCGCCCAGGCATTCCGCCAAATGCCGTTCTGCTGTTCGATATCGAACTGCTCGACATCGCCAAGTAG
- a CDS encoding DUF1570 domain-containing protein, translating into MPYRRSCICLGLVIVAWALASSSATAQKRVTVPDPRAFGLDIKPGLVLYNVTGNVEFRTEDGEQAIGKIQIAIGSSLVILQPDGRLVTRPISEVKKTDQPFEGMDRKELEKRLQDEHPGFRTFTSRHFIFVYNTSNEFAQGTMRIMESMLPGVMAHAKRQKIDVHDPEVPLVVIMFATEREYKDFAQLPDGVVAYYDTIENHVVMYEKPTQTPFKWDLYIRQAISTISHEGAHQILHNIGVQQRLSRWPMWISEGIAEYYAPTEFGKRMRWKGAGDINDMRMFELESYLKARDATQADGTMVDDTVGAGSLTSTGYASAWALTHYLASRKKIEFDKFMKKVSELRPLEGAIDRGNDGKVSSNQEVFKEYFGDDFAGIEREVVDHLKNQPYDHPLKEFPHVVASVQVTINNRSYGRANVFHSQQLAAKWQQEQVRKLDATQQQSAQVGMQIFPNRSAAERFATQWLRANN; encoded by the coding sequence ATGCCGTATCGTCGCTCTTGTATTTGCTTAGGTCTTGTGATTGTCGCTTGGGCATTGGCAAGTTCGAGTGCAACCGCTCAGAAGCGAGTGACGGTACCTGATCCGCGGGCCTTCGGACTGGATATCAAGCCAGGACTGGTTCTTTACAACGTTACCGGGAACGTCGAGTTCCGCACCGAAGATGGCGAGCAAGCGATCGGAAAGATTCAAATCGCCATCGGATCAAGCCTGGTCATCCTGCAGCCTGATGGTCGCCTGGTGACTCGCCCGATTAGCGAGGTCAAGAAGACGGATCAGCCATTCGAGGGAATGGATCGAAAGGAACTCGAAAAGCGTCTTCAGGACGAACACCCTGGTTTTCGCACGTTTACCTCTCGCCACTTCATTTTCGTTTACAACACGTCCAACGAGTTCGCCCAAGGCACGATGCGAATCATGGAATCGATGCTGCCAGGCGTGATGGCTCATGCCAAGCGGCAGAAGATCGACGTTCACGATCCGGAGGTTCCCCTGGTCGTGATCATGTTTGCCACCGAGCGGGAATACAAAGACTTTGCCCAACTTCCTGACGGTGTGGTTGCCTACTACGACACGATCGAAAATCACGTGGTGATGTACGAAAAGCCGACGCAAACGCCCTTTAAGTGGGATCTCTACATCCGTCAGGCCATCTCCACGATTTCGCACGAGGGGGCTCATCAAATCCTGCACAATATCGGAGTTCAGCAGCGTTTGTCGCGCTGGCCGATGTGGATATCCGAGGGAATAGCCGAGTACTACGCACCGACCGAATTCGGGAAACGCATGCGTTGGAAAGGGGCAGGGGATATCAACGATATGCGCATGTTTGAACTCGAGTCGTATCTTAAAGCCCGCGACGCGACCCAGGCCGACGGGACGATGGTTGACGATACGGTCGGGGCCGGCAGTTTGACCTCGACCGGTTATGCCTCGGCATGGGCTCTGACGCATTACCTGGCGTCCCGAAAGAAGATCGAATTCGACAAGTTCATGAAGAAGGTCAGCGAACTTCGTCCCTTGGAAGGTGCGATTGACCGCGGCAACGATGGCAAGGTTTCCAGCAACCAGGAAGTGTTCAAGGAGTATTTCGGAGACGACTTTGCCGGAATCGAACGTGAAGTCGTTGACCATCTAAAAAATCAGCCCTACGACCACCCGCTGAAAGAGTTCCCCCATGTGGTGGCGTCGGTTCAAGTCACGATCAACAATCGGTCCTACGGCCGGGCCAATGTCTTCCATAGCCAACAGTTGGCAGCCAAGTGGCAGCAAGAACAGGTCCGCAAGCTGGATGCCACCCAGCAGCAAAGTGCCCAGGTTGGCATGCAGATTTTCCCCAATCGCTCGGCTGCTGAACGCTTTGCAACGCAGTGGCTGCGTGCCAACAACTGA
- a CDS encoding secretin N-terminal domain-containing protein, producing MRTMLCWLNHPYRALAFAFSLAVLTASFHFANLNAADPTFVGSLAIALEDEAASELQLSDEVRMKLKTLAYEREKQALDLALELKGATPEEKQAKLDAYVAESEKQAMALLTPEQQEKLKKLKVKQAGLTSILEPAIAGQLNLADWQAEELSRRLEATLKPDAGPRELGEFERFANRLLSPSQRAKWEELAGISNNPETIPADQVVPPNREEMAASPVAAGGPAGSQPSATSPSDADGTPRDNTMKFSFRYQPWGDVLDWFAEQSDLSLVMDSPPPGTFNYTDGKPYTPSEAIDLLNSILLTKGYTLVRREKMLIVVNLEDGIPPNLVTTVSMDELDNRGEYELVSCLFDLKKMTAEEAEAEITKLIGPQGAVVALTHSQQVFVTETAGRLRTIRDMIQAVENPFGSDVTVVETKNLMAEEILAVVRQLMGMEAGSNTASDGSIRLATDTLGTKIFLTGKKDAVEKVQKLITQVDVPGGGLGSSPADQLQLEVYPLGTLDPTTTLQVMQTLLAGNPDVRLAIDENTGNLIALARGSEHSTVKATLSQMQRDSKQVEVIQLMVVDPQMAVLSINKLFGGAGEKPNPNAPVIDADPLTSQLLVRGTSEQVHQIKDLLMKMGEDPEAALAMKAERGNIRSIPLSGTAAERVLNELEMLWPTVSTSRIRVVRPSSTPAVRGYNPGTPPAESPATTGNSSGDEARNVKPMLDSEASHRQHSTFQFVAFEDDETPGLQSKQAPVITTAQAPIPSNGPSPSNFKPAPEASGANRPGEIVVMMGPNGLVIASEDQEALDKLEALIETLSSRYSSSAEYSVYYLRYVKADVAAQMLQSILTGVTPSDDGSGSLMGDIASEMLGGGGGLMGSLMGLGSSSSSTSLSGSSLSIIPDMRLNALVIQASVQDLDKIDQLLKIMDQPHSPEQVETKRTPRMIPVLFTNAQDIASIVQTVYADRIASTASGQQQRQPSPEDFIRALRGGRGGREGGGGGAQSEPEKMTIGVDTRSNSLVVSAPDPLFEEVKALVEELDQAGDDTNQTMQVVKVRSSNPETIQKALSSLTGQAITVNSTAASSGNTNGSSNNNNAAPAPNPDEMRQRMEMFQRIREQMQRSGGDGGQRGDSDRGGRGGAPTGGSGRGGFGGGGGRGGR from the coding sequence ATGCGTACGATGCTTTGCTGGTTGAATCATCCATACCGGGCATTGGCTTTTGCCTTTTCGTTAGCTGTTCTGACGGCCAGTTTTCATTTTGCCAATCTAAACGCCGCAGACCCCACGTTTGTGGGATCCCTTGCGATTGCCTTGGAAGACGAGGCAGCGAGCGAACTTCAGCTAAGTGATGAAGTTCGCATGAAGCTGAAAACGCTGGCCTACGAACGCGAAAAACAAGCGCTCGATCTGGCTTTGGAACTCAAAGGGGCCACCCCCGAAGAGAAGCAAGCCAAGCTGGATGCGTATGTCGCCGAATCCGAAAAGCAGGCAATGGCCCTGCTCACTCCAGAGCAGCAAGAGAAGCTTAAGAAGTTGAAGGTCAAGCAAGCCGGACTTACTTCGATCCTGGAACCAGCGATCGCTGGTCAGTTGAATCTGGCCGATTGGCAAGCCGAGGAATTATCGCGGCGGCTAGAGGCCACTTTGAAGCCGGATGCAGGTCCGCGTGAACTGGGCGAATTTGAACGATTCGCCAACCGTCTTTTGAGTCCTTCGCAACGAGCAAAATGGGAAGAACTGGCCGGCATCTCGAACAACCCGGAAACCATTCCAGCTGACCAGGTCGTGCCTCCGAACCGCGAAGAGATGGCAGCATCACCGGTTGCCGCTGGTGGTCCAGCGGGTTCCCAGCCATCGGCGACGTCTCCGTCGGATGCCGACGGCACTCCGCGCGACAACACGATGAAGTTCAGCTTTCGCTATCAGCCGTGGGGAGATGTGCTCGACTGGTTTGCCGAGCAATCGGACCTGTCGCTGGTCATGGACTCCCCTCCCCCAGGCACATTCAATTACACCGACGGGAAACCCTATACGCCGTCTGAAGCCATCGACCTGCTCAATAGCATCTTGCTGACCAAGGGCTACACGCTGGTACGCCGCGAAAAGATGCTGATCGTTGTGAATCTGGAAGACGGCATTCCACCGAATCTCGTGACGACGGTCTCGATGGACGAGCTTGATAATCGCGGCGAATACGAACTAGTCAGTTGCCTGTTCGACCTGAAGAAGATGACCGCAGAGGAAGCGGAAGCCGAAATCACCAAGCTGATTGGCCCTCAAGGTGCCGTGGTGGCTTTGACGCATTCGCAGCAAGTGTTCGTTACAGAGACGGCTGGTCGCCTGCGTACCATTCGTGACATGATTCAAGCGGTCGAAAACCCGTTCGGCAGCGACGTCACCGTTGTCGAGACCAAGAACCTGATGGCCGAAGAGATCTTGGCCGTCGTTCGCCAACTGATGGGAATGGAAGCAGGATCCAACACCGCCTCGGACGGTTCGATTCGCCTGGCAACCGATACGCTCGGAACCAAGATCTTCCTTACCGGAAAGAAGGATGCGGTCGAGAAAGTTCAAAAGCTGATCACGCAGGTCGATGTACCTGGCGGCGGCCTGGGAAGTTCTCCCGCCGATCAGTTGCAGTTGGAAGTCTATCCCCTTGGCACGCTCGATCCAACAACGACCTTGCAGGTCATGCAGACGCTTCTGGCCGGTAACCCAGACGTTCGTCTGGCGATCGATGAGAATACCGGCAACCTGATTGCTTTGGCTCGTGGCAGCGAACACTCCACCGTCAAGGCAACGCTTTCTCAGATGCAGCGCGACTCGAAGCAAGTTGAAGTGATTCAGCTGATGGTCGTCGACCCACAAATGGCGGTCTTGTCGATCAACAAGCTCTTCGGTGGTGCTGGAGAAAAGCCGAACCCAAATGCCCCCGTGATTGATGCCGACCCACTGACGTCGCAGCTTTTGGTGCGTGGTACCAGCGAGCAAGTTCATCAGATCAAAGACTTACTCATGAAGATGGGCGAAGATCCGGAAGCTGCCCTCGCGATGAAAGCAGAACGTGGAAACATCCGTTCGATTCCCCTTTCGGGAACGGCAGCCGAGCGCGTCCTGAATGAACTCGAAATGCTGTGGCCAACGGTAAGCACCAGCCGGATCCGCGTCGTGCGTCCTTCGTCAACTCCGGCCGTTCGAGGTTACAATCCCGGCACGCCTCCGGCAGAATCTCCGGCAACGACCGGGAATTCATCTGGTGACGAGGCCCGTAACGTTAAGCCAATGCTCGATTCCGAAGCGAGCCACAGGCAACACAGCACGTTTCAATTCGTCGCCTTCGAGGATGACGAAACCCCAGGACTTCAATCCAAGCAGGCTCCGGTCATCACGACCGCCCAGGCACCCATTCCATCGAATGGGCCCAGCCCTTCCAATTTCAAACCAGCCCCTGAGGCCAGTGGAGCCAATCGGCCAGGCGAGATTGTCGTCATGATGGGGCCCAATGGCCTGGTGATCGCCTCGGAAGACCAGGAAGCACTCGACAAGCTTGAGGCACTGATCGAAACCCTGAGTTCACGCTACTCCTCGTCGGCAGAGTACTCGGTCTATTATCTCCGTTACGTGAAAGCGGACGTCGCGGCCCAGATGCTGCAAAGCATTTTGACGGGCGTAACTCCCAGCGACGATGGGAGCGGCTCGCTCATGGGTGACATCGCCTCGGAAATGCTCGGTGGTGGCGGTGGCTTGATGGGTTCGCTCATGGGTTTGGGGTCCAGCAGTTCCAGCACTTCCCTCTCTGGCAGTTCATTGAGCATCATTCCTGACATGCGGCTCAATGCCCTGGTGATTCAGGCAAGCGTGCAAGATCTGGACAAGATCGATCAGCTACTCAAAATCATGGACCAGCCGCACAGTCCTGAGCAGGTCGAAACCAAGCGTACCCCGCGGATGATCCCCGTTCTGTTTACCAATGCCCAAGATATTGCCAGCATCGTTCAAACGGTTTATGCCGACCGAATCGCCAGCACCGCCTCCGGCCAGCAGCAGCGACAGCCGTCGCCGGAAGATTTCATCCGAGCCTTGCGTGGTGGTCGTGGAGGCCGCGAAGGGGGCGGTGGCGGCGCCCAAAGCGAACCGGAAAAGATGACCATCGGTGTCGATACTCGCAGCAACTCGTTGGTTGTGTCTGCTCCTGACCCGCTTTTTGAAGAAGTGAAAGCATTGGTTGAAGAGCTGGATCAGGCCGGGGATGACACCAACCAAACGATGCAAGTCGTCAAGGTTCGCAGCTCGAATCCGGAGACGATTCAAAAAGCTCTTTCATCGCTAACCGGACAGGCAATCACCGTGAATTCGACCGCTGCGAGCAGTGGCAACACGAATGGTTCCAGCAACAACAATAACGCCGCACCAGCACCTAATCCGGATGAAATGCGTCAGCGAATGGAAATGTTCCAGCGAATTCGCGAACAGATGCAGCGTTCTGGGGGGGACGGAGGCCAACGCGGTGACTCCGATCGGGGTGGTCGCGGCGGTGCCCCGACTGGTGGCAGCGGGCGCGGCGGCTTTGGCGGAGGAGGTGGCCGCGGTGGCCGCTAA